gtctctgtgtgtgtcagaaTACGATAGCATAGATGCTCAGATGTTCACCTGAAAGACATATTTTCTGTCCTTTCTCACAGGACAGCGCATCTGCTGCTGACGACACCCCTAGCAGCGACCGCGTCGCCCGCAAACATGAGGTGATTGAGGCGAGCAAGAGCACAGACAGGGAGCTCAGAGAGAAGGTTAGCTATTACCGTAACcttgtaacaacaacaacacatgaGAAGGTCAGCTATTTCTGTAACCTAACAACAACACATGAGAAATTCAGCTATTACCGTAACCTTCTAACAACAGCACGAGAAGGTCAACTATTACCGTAACTTTCTATCAACAACACATGAGAAGGTCCGCTATTACCGTAACCTTCTAACAACAACACGAGAAGGTCAACTATTACCGTAACTTTCTATCAACAACACATGAGAATGTCCGCTATTACCGTAACCTtctaacaacaaaacatgctTACCCAGGTGAAATGTTATTAATATTAAACACGTGGAACATGTGATGAGCTGTGCTGTCGTGCCGTTGCAGCCATCGCTCTCAGAACCCCTCCGTCGTAGAGAGAACAAACATGGAGAGACGAGGCGGGGCAAACTGCGAGGCTCCTCCCCCCAGCCCCCACTCCCCCCACACAACTACAAGGCCTATCAGCTGTACACTCTGTACCGAGGCAAGGATGGCAAGGTCATGCAGGTAGATAGAAAAAATACATGCTCACTGTCTCTACAATGACTTATTTTGTTTGAACATTTTCATGTGATGCTATGATTTATTACGCTTACCAAATTCACTTTTAATGTAGCTTTAAGGCACTGTGAATGGAGCTACTATCATATATTTTCTGTAATGTTGAAACCTTGTAAGAGGCTTTGCTACTATTTTCTGCTACTCACTACTCGGTTTACTCACTCCAAACAGCCAACCCGACTGCTCGGAGGCACCTGCATAGTCCTAATGCACACTGTtgccttgttttgtatcacattccaattataAAACTGGGGGGACTTTcacccgtccccagtgaaagttggcCCCTGGGTTTACATCATGCTTCAAAAACAGGAGATGGGCTCTTCTTATTACTTATGTTTCGTTGTGTTAGTCTCCACTGTCAAGTGGCTCAGTGCTCATGGTTATTGTCTGTGTCCCAGGCCCCTATCAACGGCTGTCGCTGTGAGCCTCTGATCAACAAGCTGGAGAACCAGCTGGAGGCCACCAAGGAGGAGATGAAGACGGAGATCCACACGGTGCAGGACCTGATGAACAACAAGATGGGACAGCTGGACCGCAAGAACAAACATCAGGTACGGACTAGACCAGCGTGGTGTTCATTAGGGAAGGCCACGTAAAATGTTTTGCACCAAAAAGCTAAAAGGAATATTTCTTATTGAACCAGTCCAGGTAGATCAGTCCCAGTTTCAGTCCATTCCCtaccgtttggtgcctaatgaacactacctacaccacaccagtctctCAAGTCACAGCAGTGCTGGTGGATGTGGGACGGGAAATCCATGCATGTATAATTTGTGCTGATTTTGCATAGCCTATTAATGAAATTAAGTGTAATGTTGCTAAAGTCAAAAACAGCTCTGAGCTTTTGTCACAACCGGCGTCTTGCATTAATCATGacagctctgtcaggttcagGCATTTAACTCTGGTTTGTGATTGTGTGGTTCTAGATCCGTGCTCTGGATAAGATGACAGTAGAGAGGGTGTCAGCGGAGAGGACAGAGTGCCAACACAGGATCAACCAGAGAGCCATGCAGGAAAGACAGGAGGGGGAAAAGAGACAGGTAATACTAACAGCAGTGTCAACTCACTCAACACAGCAGGAGAGGGTGGTCTATGCCATATCACTTTTTCATTCGAGGTTTAGCTCAGACATTTCAACAATGCATTTACACTTACAATGAATACTATTGTACGCTAATGTTTCCTGTCATTAAACCCCTTCATGTCTTGGCCTGCCCTTTAAGCAGGCATCAGTGGTGAACGAGCTGAAGAACTGGTGCATGGCCAAGCTCCAGAACATTGAGGTGCGCTTCGCAGGAGACCCCAGCAACACCAAGCTGCGCCGGTCCTCGTCCATGTCTGAGGGCCTGTGTGAGGTGGACCCTGGGAGCCTCACCGTGCTGCCTGCTGGAGGGCCTGGGGACAGCGCCCAGTGTCTGGCCCCCCACATCACTGACGTCACCGAGGGAGACCACAACACCGTCGCCACAGAGGACCCCTCAGCCAACCAATGCTTTGCTGTTCCGGTGGACAGCTCTCCAGGTACAGTTCAAACAGAACTCTGGGAAATAGCCAGCGCTCTGAATTACTACGCTTATGCACATGcacgaacacacatacacaaagagTGGGAATTCATTTCAAGCAGATACAGGCTTGTGTAAGCGTTATGTAATCTAAGTTTATTACGTTTATTATTCTTAGGtcatacctttaaaaaaaaaagtaaataaagatTGAATGTGGCCCAAATATAACATTTTCACAGAAATTGAAAAATTGTTGCCTATGGCAGGTTAATTAAAATATCACCCCAAACTATCAGATTGCATTTGAAGATTGGCAATCTCACTGGAACTAATTTGAATAATCATAAATTATTTGTGTGCCATGCTCTAAGGTTGACTTTTTAATTCTAATTCATTCAATAATTGCTTCTTGGAAATCTTCCAGACAGTGATAAACATCCCAAGCAAGCGGAGATCTCCTCCCCAACTATTGCCAAGTTCCTGTCACAGTCTCCCCAAGTAGTGCGACCCAAGGAGCGCCTCCTGGGTGCTACTGAACACCGGAGGCCGTATCAGGAACTGCAGGACGTGGCGCTTCTGGAGTTGGGATCGAGCAGCAGAGGCAACAACAACCGGGCCAGCAGTCTGTCCCCAGCGACAGAGCGCCACTGCAGCAGCAGACAGGACAAGGACCGTGACAGGGAAAGGGATAGAGACCGGGAGCGGGGCAGGGACAAGGGAAAGCACCACAAGAGGCACTCCCAGGGCAGGACTAAGGCCAAGGGGGCCACGGTGGGGCAGGCCGAGGGGACTCAGACTCTGGAGGTGTTTGAGGAAAGAGCCGTGGAGAGAGGCGGAGGGGAGAGCTCATTTGCCCAGGAAAGGGAGAACATGCACGCCCTGGAGGTGACACAGTACTTCTTTGAGGCGGTGTCGACCCAGATGGAACACTGGTATGAGAGGAAGATCCAGGAGGCCAGATGGCAGGCAGACCAGAGGGCCCAGGCAGACAGGGCTGCCCTACTGGAGAGGATCGCCTACCTGGAGGATGAGCTATGCATGCTCAGGACTAACAGGCACGACgacagctaacacagacatatcacTGCAGAGTTTAAAGCAGACATACCACTGCAGAGTTtaaagcagtggaggctgctgaggggaggatggacggctcataataatagctAGAATAGTGCGAATGGAATGGTATACTTATTCCActccattaccacaagcccatcctccccaattaaggtgccaccaacctgtgGTTTAGAGTTACACCTTCAGAACGGCAAAAAACATCAGGTCAGATGGCAACCTGGATCTAGTGGACCCACTAGTAGATGTTGACCATAAACTGGCCATACATTTGTCATTGACCATGCACCTTCTCTACAGAATTTCATACTTATATCTAATAATGTCATGCAACAGTAGAAAATAATCAATTTGTAATGGTAACTTATTAAGGAGAAATGTTATGGCATGCCAGACAATTCAGTATAATGTTGTCTTGTTAATCATGTGTTTTGTTGTATACACCTGGGCAGCTCCTGTGTGTTGTGCTTTGTAAAAACCCCCAGTAAATGTACGGCTCGTTACAATGGATCTGTCACAGTGCCATTATTGAACTGGAACACCCACACATATTGGCACATTGATAGCTTGTCCTCAACATGCCAGTACTCCAGTGCTTTTTATCCTGCGATGCGAAAGCCTGTTATGAGAATGATTCTGGGGGTTTGTGGAAAATGTGGGTCATTTTTAGTGACATTGTAAAAAACTAAATTCAATAAGAGAGTAAAACGAGAGCAGACAGCTTCAGGAATAGTTTTGAGTTAGCCAGGATGCTTAACATATCAGTAGAATAAACTACTGCAAGCTTTCATATGTGACTTACGAGGGCAACAGAACTCACGAGAATACAGCCAAACTGAAAATGTCTTAACTGAAGAGAAGTTGTGCTTTCATAACTTTAGATCTCATCCACTTCTGCTCCAGCCCACTATTTATTTGATGGTAAAAACTCCATAACACCCTAATGTTTATCCTCAGCACTAAAATGAGTTACTGTTAGGAGGACCACGTTGGCATGATGAAACGTCAAATAGACTACTGTAAATGTATTACTGTGCTCATAGGTGACACTTGTTCTGTTCATGGGAGGTCGTTGTACATTGATGTCTCTGCTGATATGAACATACATTCTGTCTAATGAAGTCAGATGATGTCAAGTGTATTTTGTAAAAAACTAAAGAGAAACTACAAAAATGGCACGTCTGTTTTGTATTCAAGAGGTAGACGCAAAGAGCTACACGAGAGCCGACCAACATAAGCCCTGGAATACTAGTTATAACCAATAAATAAATCCTTACAGGTGGTGTTATTTCACATTATTGCAAATGGCATATCATACATGATTCTGCATGATCATACAGCGATCTGGGAAAGCGTCACCACTGTTAGACATGGACATTTTAATAGCAACCAAACTGATAAGGGACTCCCCGTGACATATCTCATATGGTTGTGCTCACGCCAAACAACATTCTGTATCAGACACTAGCAGTGAGAAGAAAGTAGAGGAGCTGGTACGGCTAAGATTTCTTCCAGGGTAAGTGTGACAAGGTCCTGATTCCTATGGCTTTCATGCTGCACATACACAGTCCATTTGAGGTATCTCACTCCAGCAGTGTCCTAATAATGGACACTGACGGCGTCCTAGGGATATGGAGAGACAATGGTTAGAAAAGGGATACAACATAAAATATGAAACACAATTTCAGGCAATGTCTTTGCCATATCTCACCTGATTTGTGGCATTTTTATTTCTCTTGAACTCGTCACTCGCCCAATACCTTAAGTCTTTTCGGTCTCCTTCGTCTGGCACTTGTCTTATGGTCCACATCATGTTTCTGTACAGGCCCAACAGAGCAATATGCTGAGGAAAAcaataagtaccttactgtaatagatttccattGAAATgggcaaaaatagctttttagcaaaaaactatttctcaagcaCAAATTTTGTTAGGACACTCTGGGAGGGGTCTGAGTGGCGAGGGGATAACTgagaactagctgttattggcagaaattaactatcaggaaataacactgatcactGCTTAAATGTTAAAGGTCCCGAatagtcattctgattcccataaAATAGCCTTTTGAGTGACAACTATGTCCCATAATATTTTGGGGGATAGAAATGCTAGAAATATTTTTTCTCTCATGGctaccaggaagtttgaaaagacaggcGTGGGCGCGGAGTTTATATTAATGAACTCGCATTGATTTACAGCTCTTTGAAACTCCTATGTCAAGAAACTTGGATGCAGTGAGCAGTGTTGCAGTAAAATAATCTCAAGCAAACTTGGTGATGCACAAAGCAACTCAAACGacattgaaattgcatcaatGATGTCAATGTTTTGGTCTCTATCCCGCTTTGCATGTCTCTTGTGATGTGGTTCACAGCCGCATTGACGGATGTGTtgactagctaacaccagacacagatgaaaggggaaacatataagtatctttgccatagatgaatagtgtaaacttttaattatatttgctgacaAACACCCTACAATCAAAATTTGGCACCAGTatagtagctatctagctagccctactgaacaaaaatataaacgcaacatgtaaagtgttggtcccatttttcatgagctgaaataaaagattcatGAAATGTTCCATCAgcacaaaatgcttatttctctcaaatgttttgcacaaatttgtttacatctctgttagtgagaatttctcctttgctaagataatccTGACAGGTGTAGCAGGTGTagcatataaagaagctgattaaacagcatgatcattacacaggtgcaccttgagccggggacaataaaaggccactctaaaatgtgcagttttgtcacacaacacaatgccacagatgtctcaagttttgaggtagcgtgcaattggcatgctgactacagcaatgtccaacagagctgttgccatagaattgaatgtacatttctctaccataagccacctccaacatcattttagagaatttggcagtacatccaaccagcctcacaactgcagaccacgtgtaaccacgccagcccaggacctcttcttgacctgcgggatcgtctgaggagcggtgctgaggagtatttctgtccgtaatacagcccttttgtggggaaaaactaattcagattggctgggccttgatcatgtgaaatccatagattagggcctaatgaattcatttcaattgactgatttccttctatgaactgtaagtcagtaaaatctttgaaattgttgcatgctgcgtttaaatttttgttcagtatatataaacCATGCCCCTCTGCAAACACAACATTGCCTTCTCCAATGCAGGTTTCAAGACAGTACTTATTTTAATTAGGTAAGAGAATATCACATTACCATTGGTGAATTAAATTCAGTTAGGTTGATGCCTTAATAATCCAGATGTATCCAAGTGTTTGACATCAAGCAGGGACCAATAAACTTTATGTAAAAGAAAGTCATTTTTCATTCTTTGATCTGGGATTTAATCCAAATATCATCCaatttcatgaaaaacatgattttaaCAGAACACGACCTTTacatgaaaaacatgattttgactgttcatgACCTTTAATGTTAGCTGTTCATGTTACCAACATATATTTGTATTACTTGTTTTAATGTAAGTGCTGCCACGGGTAACCTTGAGCTAGCCATGTTGTGGACAGTAGCAAACATGGTTGTAGAGGCAGCTCTACAGCTGATCCACTGTCTTTGGCTGGTCTGTCTTGGTTCAACATCGATGATTAACAAGATCAATGTCGCCCTCTTGTGGGGTGGAGTACTTATTGAAAATCCAAATTTCTTTAGGGGCCATAAAATAAttatactgtaggctactacCATACATTATAAAACATGTGCTCAAAACAGTTAAAAAAGTTTATTAACCCTAACCTCATACAATGTATCATGTCATATGTGATAGGTGGTATGAACAACTACCATGAAATATAATTAGTTTGCTTAGTTATTTCCACATTACAAAACACCTTGGCGATAAACATTTCTATGCACAATCATCAACCACTGTTTTCCTAATGTCACAGCAATTGTATTTTCTAATGACGTGTCAGTGAATGAACCttatctacagtacagttgagGTGCAAAACAGATGTAGTTGTGACGTCGCTTAGGCTGCATTTAGACAGGTAGCACAACTTccaaattggtattttgaccaatcacatcacatcttttgacatcagatatttttcagagctgatctgattggtcaaaagatcagaatttggctgcctgtctaaacataGCTTAAGACCAGAGAAATGGAACCAATTGGAGCGTTTATCAAAATTGTTAATAGCAGTCCTTGTGCTGCAAAGTGCATAAGAACCACATTTTCCAAAAACATTGACCtttatagaaagagagagagaagctttaTAATAACACCACATTATTTTGGGCAGAATGATCATTTCCAAGTAAACAATGGATGCATTTTTTAAAGCACAGTGTAAAGTGAGTTGCAGAAAATAAATTAAGGCACAATTTGGGATTACTTTTTAAATGGATCAAGCCCATATCAGCATGCTTTTCTTTTGCCATGATATAATTAAGGGGgtgcttttttttttctcttgttATTCTTTATTTTACAAACAGTGCATTAACATCACAACACTGTCAGTTCTATACATGGTCATTTGATGTGTCTACATGAAAGCAGAATGTCTTGATGAGCACGTTAGACTGAAAACATCCATACAACATGAAGGGGGTTATAGTACACTGGGAAAGAGGTATCTTGTTCACACGGAAGGGAAtcacattttgtttgttttcgAACATTTTTTATAGACGTGCAAGATAAAGCAATGCTAATTACATTACGAAAGAACTTCCAGAATCCCCCCGGCCTGATGACAAGGACTAAACAGCGGAGGTTGCTATCAAACTCTACAGTCTACTAAAATTAgagtaaaaataagaaaaaaggcACATATACAGTGGCAAGTCCGTCTTCCTTTGCGAGTCCTGTTATTGAGTCTGTGTTGTCGAGAGGCTAGCAGCAGAGTGGCATTGTGCGGTTGGTTGCTGCCCTCTAAGATGGTTTCTTCTCATTGGCCTACTGGTCGGTTGCCGTGACGAGTTCAAACCACTGCCTCAGTGCGTCGCTCAGGGTCTCTGGCAAGGCGTTGACGTCCCTCAAGATCACGTAGAAGGGGAAGGGGAACTCCTCCATGTAGGAGCGGATCTCAGGCATCTCTCCTGGACCTTTGAAGATGGGCACCTTGATGTCCAGAATGGAGTCCTGTAGAAAAATGACAGGAAATGTCAAAAGGAGTACCGTGGAATATTTCCAGGATATTTCAATATGAATATCTCAGTGATTTGACCATTCACATAAACGCATGCAACTTCTATTGGACTGTATCATGTAAATTACAGTAAAACCTTGCATTTACTATCCACAGTCCTTGCTACATAACATGGATTCCATCTAAACCAACTAAGTCCTTTACCCTGGAGTTGGGGTTGTCGAGCACCACGAAGATGACAAAGACGTTGGCGCTGCGAGCCGCCTGCACGGCAGCCGTCACCctgtccttcccctccaggaagAGCCCCCTGCCGTCCGACACGATGAGCAGCAGCTGGGCCGTctctgttggggggggggggggagcacaGGACGAGGGGGAGGCGGTCAGTTTACACTGGCACCACAATGGCCCTGGGTGTCTGCTTACAGGTTCCAGTCCTCTGGGCCGCAGAGGGAGAGCAGTGAGAGCTCTGATACCAGCTCTGCACTGTGATCCTCAGCGCGGCTCGATAGAGGACATGTTAGCTTCACCAGGGGAACTGTAGCAGGAACAATACTCTGCCTTTGACTAACAGTACTGGGGCTCTGCTCCCTACCAACACACTGCTCCACTCAGGGCTTGTTTGTTGACATCAGACACTACCAGGGCATGGACCCCAAAGCCTCAGAGGACAATGTGATCAGCTGACATTCTTGCATATGTCTCAACCCATTACTGTAAGGAATAGTGGGATCTAGGGGAAGCCATTCTCACTTATAGTAATCATGCTAAACCTTTAACCCAGTAGACTACCTGTGTTCATGGATCCAAGGCCGTGCTGCCTGGCTGCTACAAACATGTTGGCTGAGGTCTCCAGGAACTAAAGGATATTAGAGCACAATGTGGGAGTCAGTCTCACAAGAAAAACAATCTGTCTCAAAGAGGATTTTGGGGGAAGATCTGTTGAACAATATCAGAGTAAAGAACAGGCCTGAAAGTGGTTTAAATCATCAAAACTAAAAAAAGAGTGTGTAAAAATGAAGGAAGAAGGAAAGGGATTCCCACCTGGGCTATCCTGGTCTTTTTCTGCTGGAACTGACAGAGCCTCAGTATTCTAGCACCTGACTGATCGTTGAACTGTTGTTGGAACGGGTGGAGCAGCTGCACTGTCTCTCCAAAGCTGAGGGGGACAACCAAAACATTCCACacatcatgttgttat
The window above is part of the Salmo salar chromosome ssa15, Ssal_v3.1, whole genome shotgun sequence genome. Proteins encoded here:
- the LOC106571295 gene encoding ankyrin repeat domain-containing protein 6 isoform X3 — translated: MTSSDLEWDYLDCHLEGYSSPPRGSPSGWRSSPLALPSPTDNGPNLWRSQILSIWSMSSRSRMGRSVSPATNGVSGPEKEEGRERRQWRKAAGPGPGRSGRVKKEGEQTALHRAAVVGNSDVISALIQEGCALDRQDKDGNTALHEVSWHGFSQSVKLLVKAGANVHAKNKAGNTALHLACQNGHAQSSKVLLLGGSRPDSNNHVGDTCLHVAARYNHVSMLRILLGAFCSVAEKNQAGDTPLHVAAALNHKKTVRLLLEAGTDSSIRNNAGQTALDQAREHNNPDVALLLTKAPQVQRFTRGRSVRKRRDKLKADRRAQSVPRDDMLPRKDSASAADDTPSSDRVARKHEPSLSEPLRRRENKHGETRRGKLRGSSPQPPLPPHNYKAYQLYTLYRGKDGKVMQAPINGCRCEPLINKLENQLEATKEEMKTEIHTVQDLMNNKMGQLDRKNKHQIRALDKMTVERVSAERTECQHRINQRAMQERQEGEKRQQASVVNELKNWCMAKLQNIEVRFAGDPSNTKLRRSSSMSEGLCEVDPGSLTVLPAGGPGDSAQCLAPHITDVTEGDHNTVATEDPSANQCFAVPVDSSPDSDKHPKQAEISSPTIAKFLSQSPQVVRPKERLLGATEHRRPYQELQDVALLELGSSSRGNNNRASSLSPATERHCSSRQDKDRDRERDRDRERGRDKGKHHKRHSQGRTKAKGATVGQAEGTQTLEVFEERAVERGGGESSFAQERENMHALEVTQYFFEAVSTQMEHWYERKIQEARWQADQRAQADRAALLERIAYLEDELCMLRTNRHDDS